One stretch of Gammaproteobacteria bacterium DNA includes these proteins:
- a CDS encoding fused MFS/spermidine synthase encodes MDNHEVMPGAAVTESVSTATINKPFAIFLGITCVLCGALIMVVEVLGSRVIGPFFGVSLFVWTSLITVTLLALAIGYAVGGYFSDRYFSPKYLYAVILIASVFVLWVPLVKGVVLKACLPLGLRWGAFASTLILFGPSLFLLGCVSPYLAKIATRQMQNLGTTVGGLYALSTIGSTAGTVLTGFVLIAYLGVSNIFTLVGVLLIVLSVSYFVLFEKRYWTVVFLLMPLINLTGAEPKEKTLADGTKVSTVFHAETYYGEIKVLDYSYEPHHIRELLIDGMIQGGMDMNNHLSIFDYSYYLQYLTYMNNPKAGSCLVFGVGMGAIVNWYNQQGINCDIVDIDPEVIKVAQQYFGLQTQGEVAADDARYFLEKNQKQYDIVVLDVFTGDITPSHLLSLEALQQVKRGLASDGVLGVNIIGSLKQQNYMTASVIHTLKQVFRQVELYPAFDVQSGDGVGNLILLAYEGEPRTLTQPRADQIQIHPRISARIRHNLGKRYDFPAGTRAMVISDEYNPIDFYDSWLRELNRSRVIRVTDWDVLLG; translated from the coding sequence TTGGACAACCATGAAGTCATGCCGGGGGCGGCAGTAACCGAGTCAGTATCAACAGCGACTATCAATAAGCCTTTTGCCATTTTTTTGGGAATTACCTGTGTGCTCTGCGGGGCACTGATTATGGTGGTGGAAGTGTTGGGCTCACGCGTGATTGGTCCGTTTTTCGGCGTGAGTTTATTTGTCTGGACTTCTTTAATAACCGTGACCTTGCTGGCATTGGCCATAGGCTATGCCGTGGGCGGTTATTTTTCCGATCGCTATTTCTCACCCAAATACTTGTATGCGGTCATATTGATCGCCAGTGTGTTCGTGTTGTGGGTTCCCCTGGTAAAAGGGGTGGTACTAAAAGCTTGCCTGCCTTTGGGTTTGCGTTGGGGTGCCTTTGCCAGCACATTGATCTTATTCGGGCCTTCTTTATTTTTGTTGGGTTGTGTCTCGCCGTATTTGGCTAAAATCGCCACGCGACAAATGCAAAATTTAGGGACGACAGTGGGCGGCTTATATGCCTTATCCACGATTGGCAGTACCGCGGGCACCGTACTGACCGGTTTTGTGTTAATCGCCTATTTAGGTGTCAGTAATATTTTTACCTTGGTGGGTGTCTTACTCATTGTGTTGTCGGTGAGTTATTTCGTTTTGTTTGAAAAGCGCTACTGGACTGTGGTGTTTTTATTAATGCCATTAATCAATCTCACTGGAGCGGAGCCAAAGGAAAAAACACTGGCTGACGGCACCAAGGTGAGTACGGTTTTTCATGCCGAGACCTACTACGGTGAAATCAAAGTGTTGGATTATAGCTATGAACCGCATCATATCCGTGAATTGCTGATTGACGGCATGATTCAAGGAGGGATGGATATGAATAACCATCTCTCCATCTTTGACTACTCTTATTATCTGCAGTACCTCACGTATATGAATAACCCCAAGGCCGGCAGTTGTTTGGTATTCGGTGTGGGTATGGGAGCCATCGTCAATTGGTACAATCAGCAGGGTATAAACTGCGATATTGTGGATATCGATCCGGAAGTCATCAAAGTGGCGCAACAGTATTTTGGATTGCAAACCCAAGGTGAGGTTGCCGCAGACGATGCCCGCTATTTTTTGGAAAAAAACCAAAAACAATACGATATTGTGGTTTTGGATGTGTTCACCGGGGATATAACCCCGTCCCATTTGTTGAGCCTGGAAGCCTTGCAACAAGTTAAGCGCGGCCTGGCGTCGGATGGGGTCTTAGGTGTCAATATTATTGGTAGTCTGAAGCAACAAAATTATATGACCGCTTCAGTGATACATACCTTGAAGCAGGTGTTCCGGCAAGTGGAGTTGTATCCCGCCTTTGATGTGCAATCCGGCGACGGTGTTGGCAACTTGATTCTATTGGCTTATGAGGGAGAGCCACGTACCTTGACTCAACCCCGTGCGGACCAAATTCAAATCCATCCACGCATCAGTGCACGCATACGTCACAATCTCGGTAAGCGTTATGATTTTCCGGCTGGGACACGTGCGATGGTCATCAGTGACGAATACAATCCCATCGACTTCTATGACAGTTGGTTGCGGGAGTTAAATCGCAGCCGCGTGATCCGAGTGACGGATTGGGATGTGTTGTTGGGGTGA
- the queE gene encoding 7-carboxy-7-deazaguanine synthase QueE — translation MTKTSLRISEIFYSLQGEGLSTGVPTVFVRLTGCPLRCQYCDTSYAFQGGQSLSVEQVLARIGPYHCQTVCVTGGEPLAQKNCLVLLRDLCDNGYAVSLETSGAMDLAGVDSRVVKVMDLKTPASGEAERNRWENLQQLSRDDQIKLVICDRGDYDWAVQILQQHQLQQKCTVLFSPAYGQQDPAQLAQWILDDALPVRFQLQLHKSLWGEAQGR, via the coding sequence ATGACCAAAACCAGCCTACGCATTTCTGAAATCTTTTACTCCTTACAGGGTGAGGGATTAAGTACCGGTGTCCCCACGGTTTTTGTACGCCTAACCGGATGTCCTTTACGCTGCCAGTATTGCGATACCAGCTATGCGTTCCAGGGTGGACAAAGCCTGTCTGTGGAACAGGTATTGGCCCGGATCGGACCCTATCATTGTCAAACCGTGTGTGTCACCGGTGGTGAACCCCTGGCCCAAAAAAACTGCTTGGTGTTGTTACGCGATTTATGTGATAACGGTTATGCGGTTTCCCTGGAAACCAGTGGCGCCATGGATCTGGCGGGCGTGGATTCCCGCGTGGTAAAAGTGATGGATCTAAAAACACCCGCATCCGGTGAAGCGGAGCGCAATCGCTGGGAAAATTTACAACAACTGAGCCGGGACGATCAAATTAAACTGGTGATTTGCGATCGTGGTGACTATGACTGGGCCGTGCAGATATTACAGCAACACCAACTACAACAAAAATGTACAGTGCTGTTTTCACCGGCCTATGGTCAGCAAGATCCTGCCCAATTAGCACAGTGGATACTGGATGATGCCCTGCCGGTTCGATTTCAATTACAGTTGCACAAGAGTTTATGGGGAGAAGCCCAAGGGCGATGA
- the tolB gene encoding Tol-Pal system beta propeller repeat protein TolB: MKKRLRIWVFCLAWCAGAAQAAPLVIEITQGIEDAAPIAVIPFAEEGGRVPPEDIAKIIQDDLVRTGQFKAITVPAEFGRPSSPDQIQYTNWRVLGVESLVIGKVRFVGANRYRVSYWLMDVFKEKIIAHTEEQGNQINLRKTAHQIADIIYEKLTGTPGAFSTQIAYVTAEGVGTEREHTLWISDADGANQWRLLRSTEPLMSPSWSPDGTKIAYASLERDGKQKIIIQEWRTGTREVIDRGRPGLYGAPSWSPNGKKLAFVIANRGNADIYVIDLKTKKLRRITKHLAIDTEPVWTPDGNTIVFTSDRGGRPQLYKVSSNGKNVKRLTFEGQENARASMSPDGKLLAMVHKTGGRYKIATLEWSTGHIQVLTDGFLDESPSFAPNGSMIIYATTGRQGELATVSTDGRIRQRLRYVEDVREPAWSPYEK; the protein is encoded by the coding sequence ATGAAAAAAAGACTGCGGATATGGGTGTTTTGTTTGGCGTGGTGTGCTGGAGCCGCTCAAGCTGCTCCCTTGGTGATAGAAATAACTCAGGGTATCGAAGACGCCGCACCGATTGCCGTCATTCCTTTTGCAGAAGAGGGTGGACGTGTACCACCGGAAGATATTGCCAAAATTATCCAGGATGATTTAGTGCGCACCGGTCAGTTTAAAGCCATTACGGTACCGGCGGAGTTTGGTCGTCCCAGTTCGCCTGATCAAATCCAGTACACCAACTGGCGGGTATTGGGTGTGGAAAGTCTGGTTATCGGTAAAGTTCGCTTTGTTGGCGCAAATCGCTACCGTGTCAGTTACTGGTTGATGGATGTATTTAAGGAAAAGATCATTGCCCATACCGAGGAGCAAGGTAATCAAATTAACTTGCGCAAAACTGCACATCAAATTGCCGATATTATCTATGAAAAATTAACCGGTACACCCGGCGCCTTTTCCACCCAAATTGCTTATGTGACGGCGGAAGGGGTGGGTACAGAAAGAGAACATACCTTATGGATATCGGATGCGGACGGTGCCAATCAGTGGCGGTTACTGCGTTCTACCGAACCGTTGATGTCTCCCTCCTGGTCACCAGACGGTACAAAAATTGCTTACGCTTCATTAGAGAGGGACGGTAAACAAAAAATCATCATACAGGAATGGCGTACCGGTACGCGGGAAGTGATCGATAGAGGTCGCCCCGGACTGTATGGTGCGCCTTCCTGGTCACCCAATGGAAAGAAACTGGCTTTTGTTATCGCAAACCGTGGAAACGCGGACATTTATGTCATAGACTTAAAAACTAAGAAATTACGTCGAATTACCAAACACTTGGCGATAGACACAGAGCCGGTATGGACACCGGATGGCAACACGATTGTATTTACGTCGGACCGGGGTGGTCGACCACAATTGTATAAAGTGTCATCAAATGGCAAAAATGTGAAACGGTTGACGTTTGAAGGGCAAGAAAACGCTAGAGCCAGCATGTCGCCTGATGGTAAATTATTGGCTATGGTCCATAAAACCGGCGGTCGCTATAAAATCGCCACGCTGGAGTGGAGCACTGGCCATATACAAGTATTAACCGATGGTTTTTTGGACGAATCACCCAGTTTTGCGCCCAATGGCAGCATGATTATCTATGCAACCACTGGAAGGCAGGGTGAACTCGCAACTGTGTCGACGGATGGGCGGATACGGCAACGGTTGCGTTATGTGGAAGATGTGCGGGAACCGGCTTGGTCTCCGTATGAAAAATAA
- a CDS encoding porin: MNKKLLTILVGSALACGASISQAEVTIYGKAHLSLDSLDNGTDSFMFVSSNSSRLGLKGDEDLGEGLKLMWQIESSVTADAGGGTIAGRNTFVGIGGNFGKVLLGQHDSPFKSLGRKADLFGDQVGDSRNLISGDGSSNVGFDPRLDDALVYMSPNFSGFTLSVALGQEDGVTDGGATSISGVYSNGPITAGVAIETHDAGLGGGADSESGTRIAGSYKMDAFKINALYQTLTDMGGTAGNDSTTLGVGGAFKMGKNAFKAQFYTLDTDAVDSNATMIALGFDHKLSKMTTVYAAYASTSNDANVAYSASGGGHGDSAVPPTAGDDSSALSFGIVHSF; encoded by the coding sequence ATGAACAAAAAGCTATTAACCATTTTGGTTGGTTCCGCCCTGGCGTGTGGCGCATCAATCTCCCAAGCTGAAGTCACTATTTACGGAAAAGCGCACTTATCCCTGGATAGCCTGGATAACGGCACCGATTCTTTCATGTTCGTTTCCAGCAACTCCAGCCGTTTGGGTCTAAAAGGTGACGAAGATCTGGGTGAGGGTCTGAAACTTATGTGGCAGATTGAAAGCTCAGTGACTGCAGATGCCGGTGGCGGTACTATTGCCGGTCGTAACACTTTCGTCGGTATCGGCGGTAATTTCGGTAAAGTTCTCCTCGGTCAGCACGATTCTCCTTTTAAATCTCTGGGTCGTAAAGCGGATCTGTTCGGTGACCAGGTTGGTGATTCCCGTAACCTGATCAGCGGCGACGGAAGCTCTAACGTTGGATTTGATCCTCGTTTGGACGACGCACTCGTGTATATGTCACCCAACTTCAGTGGCTTTACTCTGTCCGTTGCCTTAGGCCAGGAAGACGGAGTGACTGACGGTGGTGCAACCAGTATCAGCGGTGTTTACAGCAACGGTCCGATTACCGCCGGCGTAGCCATTGAAACCCATGATGCAGGCCTAGGTGGTGGTGCAGATTCTGAAAGCGGCACCCGAATCGCCGGTAGTTACAAAATGGATGCCTTCAAAATTAACGCCCTGTATCAAACCTTGACCGACATGGGCGGTACAGCCGGCAATGACTCTACCACTCTAGGTGTAGGCGGAGCATTCAAAATGGGCAAAAACGCGTTCAAAGCCCAATTTTACACATTGGATACTGACGCAGTCGACAGCAACGCCACAATGATTGCTTTGGGCTTTGACCACAAACTCAGCAAAATGACCACTGTGTATGCAGCTTATGCCAGCACCAGCAATGATGCCAACGTGGCTTACAGCGCCTCCGGCGGCGGTCATGGCGACAGCGCAGTTCCGCCCACGGCTGGTGACGATTCCAGTGCCCTGTCATTCGGTATCGTTCACTCGTTCTAA
- the gpmI gene encoding 2,3-bisphosphoglycerate-independent phosphoglycerate mutase produces MADNGLAPRRPVVLLILDGFGVNPSRLNNAVAEAKTPKLDSYFSRYPVTLLQASGPAVGLPDGQMGNSEVGHLTIGCGDIIRQDLVAIDDAINDGSFYENPVLCQAVDKVCTSGGVVHLLGLVSNGGVHSHTKHLLALIDLCRRHGGKPVLHMITDGRDTGPTMALKFLAEVEPALQAAGGFIATVSGRYFTMDRDNRWERIELAWKAIAKAQGDRLDSAQQVIETAYEHGETDEFISPVVLPGAAPITDKDSVIFFNFRKDRARQMTAALYKPDFDNFDRGDYEPVEVVCMTQYDEWYRLPHAFQQDRPRTTLAEVVSRAGLAQFHCAETEKYAHVTYFLNGRHGDPYTGEVRTIIPSPQIATYDLEPQMSAAQVADAVIDAIYAGNYSFIAVNFANGDMVGHTGVRDAIISAVETLDREVGRVLQVAEQRGYSVVLTADHGNCEEMVDFHTGSPQTQHTVFPVPCMVMDEVHWSLSIGAGLSSVAPTVLHLMGLSKPDGMSGRSLLIKPLNNLP; encoded by the coding sequence ATGGCTGACAACGGTTTGGCGCCTCGGCGTCCTGTAGTACTGCTGATCTTGGATGGATTTGGTGTTAATCCTTCGCGTCTCAACAATGCAGTGGCTGAAGCAAAAACCCCCAAGCTCGATAGCTATTTTTCCCGATATCCTGTGACTTTGTTGCAAGCCTCCGGTCCGGCTGTGGGGCTGCCTGACGGCCAAATGGGAAATTCCGAGGTGGGGCATTTGACCATTGGTTGTGGCGATATAATTCGTCAGGATCTGGTGGCTATTGATGATGCTATCAATGATGGTTCGTTTTATGAAAACCCGGTGTTGTGCCAGGCTGTGGATAAAGTATGCACAAGTGGAGGTGTGGTACATTTGTTGGGGTTGGTCTCCAACGGTGGTGTGCACAGCCATACCAAACACTTGCTGGCCCTGATTGATTTATGTCGCCGTCACGGTGGTAAACCCGTATTGCATATGATTACTGATGGACGCGATACCGGTCCTACAATGGCATTGAAGTTTCTGGCGGAAGTGGAACCTGCGTTACAGGCGGCTGGTGGATTTATCGCCACTGTGTCCGGGCGATATTTCACCATGGACAGAGATAACCGTTGGGAGCGCATTGAACTGGCCTGGAAAGCCATAGCCAAAGCGCAGGGGGATCGTTTAGACAGTGCACAACAGGTGATTGAAACCGCCTACGAACACGGTGAAACCGATGAATTTATTTCGCCGGTGGTGCTGCCGGGAGCTGCTCCGATTACCGATAAAGATAGCGTCATATTTTTTAATTTTCGCAAAGATCGAGCGCGACAAATGACCGCTGCCTTGTATAAACCGGATTTTGATAACTTCGATCGTGGCGATTATGAGCCCGTGGAAGTAGTGTGTATGACCCAATACGATGAATGGTATCGTTTACCCCATGCGTTTCAACAGGACCGTCCCAGAACTACCTTGGCCGAGGTGGTCAGTCGAGCCGGTTTAGCTCAGTTTCATTGTGCCGAAACAGAGAAATATGCCCATGTCACTTATTTTCTTAACGGTCGTCATGGCGATCCTTATACAGGCGAGGTGCGTACAATTATCCCGTCACCGCAAATTGCCACATATGATTTGGAACCACAAATGAGTGCGGCGCAAGTGGCCGATGCAGTTATTGATGCGATTTATGCGGGAAATTATTCTTTTATTGCGGTTAATTTCGCCAACGGCGATATGGTGGGACACACGGGTGTACGCGATGCCATTATCAGTGCCGTGGAAACTTTGGATCGGGAAGTGGGGCGGGTATTACAAGTTGCAGAGCAACGAGGTTATTCGGTCGTGTTGACGGCAGACCATGGCAATTGCGAAGAGATGGTGGATTTTCATACCGGTTCGCCACAAACGCAGCATACGGTATTTCCTGTCCCGTGCATGGTCATGGATGAAGTGCATTGGAGTTTGTCTATTGGTGCCGGCTTAAGCAGTGTGGCGCCAACGGTGCTGCATTTGATGGGGTTGAGCAAACCGGATGGGATGAGTGGGCGATCCTTGTTGATCAAACCTTTGAATAACTTGCCGTAG
- a CDS encoding tyrosine-protein phosphatase, whose amino-acid sequence MIQRHVFQRHIPLRGTVNFRDIGGYSTQNKKTFRPGMIYRSAHLAKLKRADINLVDQLGLRLILDLRNPQEIAHSPSRLPPPAPPVINLAMHNPALDHDQLYRDLLSGKLNQFDFEDFFKQEYRRYVTDCDDEIRKLFSILLQEDNYPVLIHCTGGKDRTGILVALIHLALGVPAATVYSDYLLSQETMRSYIKTLRFKLKLMSLFRLQTHKIWPLLETHAMFLQEALDTINSLHGSTSNYLTHLGMDNTQRHMLQTLLCE is encoded by the coding sequence ATGATTCAACGGCACGTATTCCAACGCCACATCCCCCTGCGCGGAACCGTAAACTTTCGTGATATCGGCGGTTATTCAACGCAAAACAAAAAGACGTTTCGCCCCGGTATGATTTACCGCTCGGCACATTTGGCCAAACTCAAACGCGCTGATATCAACCTGGTGGATCAACTGGGCTTGCGTTTGATTCTCGATTTACGCAACCCACAGGAAATTGCCCACTCGCCCAGTCGACTGCCTCCTCCAGCACCGCCGGTGATAAACCTGGCCATGCACAATCCTGCCCTGGATCACGACCAACTTTACCGGGATTTGCTCTCTGGAAAATTAAATCAATTCGACTTTGAAGATTTCTTCAAACAGGAATATCGTCGTTATGTTACAGACTGCGATGATGAAATTCGCAAATTGTTCAGTATACTACTGCAAGAGGATAACTATCCTGTATTGATACACTGTACCGGCGGCAAGGACCGCACTGGAATTTTGGTGGCCCTGATTCATCTGGCGCTGGGTGTGCCCGCTGCTACCGTATATTCTGACTATCTCTTGTCGCAGGAAACCATGCGCTCCTACATCAAAACTCTGCGTTTCAAACTGAAACTCATGTCACTGTTTCGGCTGCAAACGCACAAAATTTGGCCCCTACTGGAAACCCACGCTATGTTCCTTCAGGAGGCCCTGGACACCATAAATTCGCTGCACGGTTCTACCTCAAACTACTTGACCCATTTGGGCATGGACAATACACAAAGGCACATGCTGCAAACTTTGCTGTGTGAATAA
- the ybgF gene encoding tol-pal system protein YbgF produces the protein MSTGRHNKNKTHIAPDAAIKGLVVILMLAIVSSVTARENVTPEAGMDTQRRLDLVERRLQPVIEVMTKVDKLQQEMQKLVGQMEEIAHKMESIKKRQRDLYVDIDRRIGEVEKKAEELAQRKAEVPASNAAGSPAAASVSVALEQEAYERAFELLKQGNYELAIASFKLFLETYPTAEYADNAQYWLGEANYVQRHYQVALEEFNKVLDNYPRSNKRADAMLKMGYTYVELGKNKRAKVILGNVVKHFPDTTAARLAGKRLQTLN, from the coding sequence ATGAGCACAGGGCGACATAATAAAAACAAGACTCATATTGCACCAGACGCAGCAATTAAGGGGCTAGTGGTGATCTTAATGTTGGCTATCGTTTCCAGTGTAACTGCCCGGGAGAACGTTACCCCGGAAGCCGGTATGGATACCCAGCGACGCTTGGATCTGGTAGAAAGGCGACTGCAGCCGGTCATTGAAGTCATGACCAAAGTGGATAAGCTCCAGCAGGAAATGCAAAAGCTGGTTGGGCAAATGGAAGAAATTGCCCATAAAATGGAAAGTATTAAAAAACGACAGCGAGATTTGTACGTCGACATAGACCGACGTATTGGTGAGGTTGAAAAAAAAGCCGAAGAATTGGCACAGCGTAAAGCAGAAGTACCCGCAAGCAATGCTGCCGGCAGTCCCGCTGCCGCCTCGGTTTCTGTGGCTTTGGAACAGGAAGCCTACGAAAGAGCGTTTGAACTATTGAAACAAGGCAATTATGAGTTGGCGATTGCGTCTTTTAAACTGTTTTTGGAAACTTATCCCACCGCAGAATACGCCGATAATGCCCAGTATTGGTTGGGCGAGGCTAACTATGTGCAGCGACACTATCAGGTGGCGCTGGAAGAGTTCAACAAGGTTCTGGACAATTATCCCAGAAGTAATAAACGTGCCGACGCTATGTTGAAAATGGGCTACACCTATGTGGAATTAGGAAAGAACAAGCGTGCGAAAGTGATTTTGGGCAATGTAGTTAAGCATTTCCCCGATACCACAGCGGCACGTTTGGCCGGTAAACGCTTGCAAACGCTGAACTAG
- the queC gene encoding 7-cyano-7-deazaguanine synthase QueC: MNEKPHTNAIVLVSGGLDSATALAMAKSEGYTCYALSFDYGQRHRCELEAAKRVTTQQGVVLHRVFSLELGAMGGSALTDTSLDVPTVASSDIPITYVPARNTVFLSIALAWAEVLPAQHIFIGVNAVDYSGYPDCRPEFIASFEQTANLGTKKGVQGEPFKIHTPLISLTKAQIITKGIALGLDYSLTTSCYNPDAQGRACGKCDSCRIRKDGFAAAAVDDPTVYQ, from the coding sequence ATGAATGAAAAACCGCACACCAATGCCATCGTTTTAGTCTCCGGCGGTTTGGATTCGGCTACGGCGCTGGCCATGGCCAAGAGCGAAGGTTATACATGTTATGCGCTCAGCTTTGATTATGGCCAGCGCCACCGCTGCGAACTGGAGGCTGCCAAGCGCGTGACCACACAGCAGGGGGTGGTACTACATCGGGTATTTTCATTGGAGTTAGGTGCTATGGGCGGTTCGGCACTGACGGACACATCCCTGGACGTACCTACAGTGGCTTCCAGCGACATTCCCATTACTTATGTTCCTGCCCGCAATACGGTGTTTTTATCCATCGCCTTGGCTTGGGCCGAAGTGCTACCGGCGCAACATATTTTTATCGGTGTTAATGCGGTGGACTATTCCGGCTATCCCGATTGTCGTCCGGAATTCATTGCTTCCTTTGAACAGACGGCGAATCTGGGCACCAAAAAAGGAGTGCAGGGTGAACCGTTTAAGATTCATACACCTTTGATCTCTTTGACTAAGGCACAGATTATTACCAAGGGAATCGCCTTAGGACTAGATTATTCTTTAACCACATCCTGTTATAATCCTGATGCTCAGGGTCGTGCCTGCGGTAAGTGTGATTCCTGTCGTATTCGCAAAGACGGGTTTGCGGCGGCAGCGGTAGACGATCCCACGGTTTATCAATGA
- the pal gene encoding peptidoglycan-associated lipoprotein Pal — protein MKILTKMSLAILPVLLLAGCFGSTGDVKEAAPPEDTVAVEDQAPAQDTAPPAGEEMVAEQAPVDPLDDPNNVLATRTVYFDFDSSTVRDDALPVIRAHAEHLVSNPSLMFTLEGHADERGTREYNLALGERRADSVRRLLLANGVAANQINVISYGEERPAKLGHDDSAWDANRRAELVYQR, from the coding sequence ATGAAGATCTTAACCAAGATGTCTCTTGCCATCCTGCCGGTTTTATTATTGGCAGGTTGTTTCGGTTCTACCGGTGACGTAAAAGAAGCGGCGCCGCCGGAAGATACCGTAGCGGTTGAAGACCAAGCACCGGCACAGGATACTGCGCCTCCGGCTGGTGAGGAAATGGTCGCAGAGCAAGCACCCGTGGATCCCCTGGATGATCCCAACAACGTGCTGGCTACCCGAACCGTCTATTTCGATTTTGATAGCAGCACCGTACGAGATGATGCTCTGCCGGTCATTCGTGCCCATGCTGAACATTTGGTGAGCAATCCCAGTCTGATGTTCACTTTAGAAGGGCATGCGGATGAGCGTGGAACACGCGAATACAACTTGGCTCTGGGTGAGCGCCGTGCCGATTCCGTACGTCGTTTATTGCTGGCCAATGGTGTGGCCGCCAATCAGATCAATGTGATCAGTTATGGTGAAGAAAGACCCGCTAAACTGGGGCATGACGACAGCGCTTGGGATGCTAATCGACGTGCAGAACTGGTTTACCAGCGTTAA
- a CDS encoding SAM-dependent chlorinase/fluorinase — MIVLFTDFGVSGPYMGQMKAVLLQQAPTVPIVDLFADAPAFDPRCSAYLLAAYVEEFPVGTVFLCVVDPGVGSARHPMMANIDGRWFVGPDNGLFQVVAQRAKQAASMRLWHILWRPQQLSNSFHGRDLFAPVAAQLAANMLPSAQELAPTDWIDSSWTPELPRIIYIDHYGNAMAGVRADSVSADTTVHMGAQQLQRASTFADVPTGTGFWYKNANGLLEISINQGSAAQEYNLAIGDEVSFGQP, encoded by the coding sequence ATGATTGTGCTGTTTACCGATTTCGGAGTGTCCGGTCCGTATATGGGGCAAATGAAAGCGGTGTTGTTACAACAGGCACCCACCGTACCCATCGTCGATTTGTTTGCGGATGCTCCGGCTTTTGATCCGCGCTGTTCTGCCTATTTATTGGCGGCCTATGTGGAGGAATTCCCTGTAGGTACGGTGTTTCTGTGCGTGGTGGATCCCGGTGTCGGCAGTGCGCGTCATCCCATGATGGCCAATATTGACGGTCGCTGGTTTGTAGGACCGGATAACGGCTTGTTCCAAGTGGTGGCGCAACGGGCCAAACAAGCAGCGTCGATGCGTTTATGGCATATTCTTTGGCGTCCGCAACAGCTCTCCAACTCTTTTCACGGTCGGGATTTATTTGCTCCGGTGGCCGCACAATTGGCGGCAAATATGTTACCTTCGGCACAGGAACTGGCACCCACGGATTGGATTGATTCCAGTTGGACGCCGGAATTGCCGCGAATTATATACATAGACCATTACGGTAACGCCATGGCGGGGGTTCGGGCAGATTCCGTGTCTGCCGATACCACAGTCCATATGGGCGCGCAGCAATTACAAAGAGCGAGCACTTTTGCCGATGTGCCGACGGGTACGGGGTTTTGGTATAAAAACGCCAATGGGTTATTGGAAATTTCCATCAACCAAGGCAGTGCCGCACAGGAGTATAACTTAGCCATTGGGGACGAGGTGAGTTTTGGACAACCATGA
- the tolA gene encoding cell envelope integrity protein TolA: MIGTIFKNPLALFYAVVVHAALLAVLVVSFDWTDEDDKPKLNVVEATVVDESKVRKQIETLKKKEQEKIRAEQERQQKLEQDAAKAKQAREQEEKRLAAAKKKREIEAREHEKTKQQRLAEEKQEKKRIADLKQKREVEAKKQKELEQKRKAEEQRLAKAQKEKERAEAAAKAAEEKRKREDMLSQMQAEEEERKKRRMQEEQKERERQMAQEQQALDVVKEQQAMKTVDKYTAMIRQKIEQNWRKPSNVRPGMSSTVSIQLIPSGDVINVQTVESSGDSLFDRSVETAVRKSEPFPLPAEPGLFERFRKINLKFSEVES, from the coding sequence GTGATTGGTACAATTTTCAAAAATCCTTTAGCGCTTTTTTATGCCGTTGTGGTCCATGCGGCCCTACTGGCTGTTTTAGTCGTTAGTTTTGATTGGACCGACGAAGACGATAAACCTAAGCTTAACGTGGTCGAAGCCACTGTGGTGGATGAGTCCAAAGTTCGCAAGCAAATTGAGACCCTGAAAAAGAAAGAACAGGAAAAGATTCGGGCCGAGCAGGAACGGCAACAAAAACTGGAGCAGGATGCAGCTAAAGCTAAACAGGCGCGTGAGCAGGAAGAAAAACGCTTGGCTGCCGCCAAGAAGAAACGTGAAATAGAAGCACGTGAACACGAGAAGACAAAACAACAGCGATTGGCTGAAGAAAAGCAAGAGAAAAAGCGCATTGCTGACCTAAAGCAGAAGCGCGAGGTGGAAGCCAAAAAACAGAAAGAGCTGGAGCAAAAACGCAAAGCGGAAGAGCAGCGTTTGGCCAAAGCTCAAAAGGAAAAAGAGCGGGCCGAAGCGGCTGCCAAAGCCGCCGAAGAAAAGCGTAAGCGCGAAGACATGCTGTCGCAAATGCAGGCCGAAGAAGAGGAACGCAAGAAACGCCGGATGCAGGAAGAGCAAAAAGAGCGGGAACGGCAAATGGCCCAGGAACAACAAGCATTAGATGTCGTCAAGGAACAACAGGCCATGAAAACGGTGGACAAGTATACCGCCATGATTCGCCAGAAAATCGAACAAAATTGGAGAAAACCCTCTAATGTAAGACCGGGAATGAGTAGTACCGTTTCCATACAGCTGATTCCCAGTGGCGATGTGATCAATGTACAAACGGTCGAGTCCAGCGGAGATTCACTGTTTGATCGTTCTGTCGAAACTGCGGTGCGTAAATCCGAGCCTTTTCCCTTGCCTGCGGAGCCCGGTTTATTTGAGCGGTTTCGTAAAATTAATCTCAAATTTTCTGAAGTGGAATCTTGA